ataaaatttttcttttacaaattacaaatttataattactttttttatttataaaatttattaaataatttatttacataatttttataataatatacgcATGTtgcggaatatatatatatatataaacagatTGAGCTTACCATATGACTTCAATAAATCCATAAAAAAAAAGGTGGGCAGTTGGGAGTCGACTCGGCTTCCAAGCAATTACCTAATGCCAAGTGTCCACAGCTTCTCGTGCCGCCCTTTCATTTCATGCTCTTCGAGCTCGTCACTGGCCTATCCAGGATCCAGATTCTACACCTTCTTTCACGTCCCGTGTTCGATTCCCCACTCTCCCTTCCCTCTCTCTATgtctgttattttttttttttttggtctataACTAACCATTTTAGTAACTGACTCCAACTTCTTCTTCACTCTTCTTTGTCCCTTCTGctccttctctttctcttctctctctctctctgtcaacGCACATGGCTTCCCTCCACCACGCTAATGTTGTTAAGGTACTGAAATTATTCTAACTTTCTTCTATTTATTGTTTCCatggtttttatttatttttttaatttctttggttgcTCAATTGAATGGGAATTTTAAGGGTTTTCTTCTTTTCTCGGTATTTTAGGGTGCCACAGTTCTTATGGTTGGAGCAGGTGGTATTGGCTGCGAGTTACTCAAGACACTTGCTCTCTCTGGCTTTCAAGATATTCATATCGTGAGTATTTCACCTGCCTCTCTTATTTTTAATGGGATTTTAGAAATGGGTTCTCTTGTTTTTAGGTTTTTGCTTTTCTGGGTTGTACTTATATCAGTGTTTCTAGGGTTTAAACCGACTGATTACGCTGGTTTAGCCTTATTTCATGTCTTGGTGATTATTGTTTCATTTGTTCATAAATTGGAGCCCGTGTAATTCAATATGAAGAATATCATAGCTGGTAAGGATTAATAGTCTGTTGAAAGATTTCTGAGAATTTTGTTATTCTTttacaaatttttattatttgtgAAAATTGGAAGTCACCAATGTTCATGAAATTATTTATAGTTAAAGCTATTTTTGTAAGTACAAGGCTGTCTTGCATGTCAGATGTGGAGGTGACAGGGTTTGCTGTGTGAATGATGTGTTGAGACTGTTTTCAGTGGAGTGATCCTTTGCTATTGGGAGTTGCATGTTATGCATGTTCTAGGGAAACCTAGGGTGGTGAGTTGGCAGAATTTTTGTGGTATGAGAACTCATCATGGTTGCAGTACTGTTGCAAATTTTGGTGTGGTTCTGTGTTACTGTTGTTGGTTGTGACTTTCTAGTTAAATAGGTATGATATACAACTTAGATTGTGGGATTATGATTTATTGATGGTTTATGTTTGTTTTTATGGGATGTTAAGAGGCAGTGGCGAAGGATTGCATAAGGAGGTTCATTAGGAGCTAATGGTGGCTATTTGCTTGAAGTCTTCATTTGGATATGCTATATGGATTATTTTTTTCCATTTAGTTTGTTTGAAACCAAATTCACATCAATATTTAGAAATTATAAGTCATTTGATACTACTTTTGTTCTTGTCATTTAAGGTCTTCCCTTTTACTTTCTCAACCTTTCCACCACTAGCTTATCACACTTCAGTATTGGGGCATTAGATATTCTATGTTGGACATGATCAAACCATGTTAATCGACCCTCTCATTTTATCCCTAATGTGCACTACATGCATACTCTTGCGGATGTGGTCATTTCTGTTCTTATCCTTTATCATATTACCGGACATTCATGTTAACATCTACATTTCTTTAACACTCATTTTGTGTGTATATTGTATCTTAGATGCTCGACATTCACTCTCATACGACATAGATAGATTGACCACTGTTCTATAAAAGTTTTTATTACAGATATCAATAAATTTTTTTGTTGTTAGAGTCAAAGACAGTGGTGGAAGTGTTTCTAGTGAGATGTTTGTTAATGGGTGGTAGTGAGAACTAGGAGGAGTCACTTGAAACAGAGGTGACTAGGTCAGTTGCACTCCCTTGGTAAAAAAAGAAGGGTAGGTTGGTTTGAGCACAATCTAGCAAATAGCTTTTTTACTTTTGGTTACAGTTGTAATTCTTATGTTGCTAATTGAACTTAAACCTTGAATTGCTCAATGGAAAATTTGAAGTGGgggctccaacacaaactgaaacTGCAGGTTCTATTTGTCCTTTATCTGAATCTGCATTAATAGAGATGGAATTTCATGGCCTTTTTTTCTTGGTTGTATCATGACTTAAATCATCAGCAAACTATGTGAGATGGGAAACATCTGAAAAGTAAGAGGATGCAGGACTAAATGATTGCTTCCTCAGTAGGCTGTTATTTACGTGCAATCTACGTAACTGCTTTTGTGGCTAGACATCTATTTTCTTATGTAGAAGTCAAATTTTATTGCTACCATTCTTGAATTTCTTGTAAGAAAATTAAGGAGATATTATAATCTCAAGAATGAACAAATGGTTTTGCATTGAAATTTCAATTGCACAGGACATTTTTTTCTAGATTTTGTCTTTAGACTCTTGATCTGTTGCAATATTGGTTGATGTATTTTCTTGTATCTATCTGCAGATTGATATGGACACAATAGAAGTCAGTAACCTTAACAGACAATTTTTGTTCCGGCAATCACATGTTGGGCAGTCAAAGGCCAAGGTCATTGTTTTCCATCATCATTTTTTGCTCTCATGGGCAATGTTTAATTGTACATTGATATTATTTGTATTAAATGTTTCATCCAGGTCGCTCGCGATGCTGTGTTACGATTTAGGCCTCACATAAGCATTACGCCATACCATGCAAACGTGAAAGATTCTAACttcaatgttgactttttcaagcAGTTTAGTGTTGTTCTGAATGGTCTTGACAATTTGGACGCAAGGCGACACGTGAACCGTCTTTGCTTGGCAGCTGAAGTTCCTTTGGTTGAAAGTGGGACTACTGGGTTTTTAGGACAGGTGATCTTTTGTTAAGTACTGCCCTTTGTCAAGAATGTACTAAAggcattattattttaattttattttatgtcaTTTGATTAATGGGTTTATTTCTGAATTTATTCATCTTTTTCCCCCTCGTTTCTTTGGTCTACAAGTTTTTCATTCAAAGTGGTTGTATGACCAATTATTTGAAGTTTCTGGCTTTTCATTTGCACCAACCCCCCCCCAACTAAacttaactaagcctttatctaaaaaatttggggtcggctatatgaattcgctttctccactctaaacgattttgggttaaatcctaaaaaatgtgtaatgcttctaggtcatgttgtactactctcctccaagtcaatttaggtctaccttttttttttttttctatcctctaacttaatgtgctctacttgtctaactggagtctccgtatgtctacgcttcacatgaccaaaccacctcaatctcccttctctcaacttatcctcaattggcatcactcctaccttttctctaatactctcattatggactttatctagtctagtatggccactcatccaccttaacattctcatctctgcaacttttattttagacgcatacgactctttcagtgcccaacactcactaccatataatatagccggtcgtatagctgtacggtaaatttttcctttcaacttattgggaatcttgcgatcacataaaacttccgtggcacgtctccacttcaaccatccggctttaatcctatgactaacatcctcctcatatcctccatctacttgaagaactgagccgagatatttaaagtgattactttaggaCAGTACCACTCTTTCCAagttaactccttccctatcaccagtttggccttcactgaacttgcaatgcatgtattctgtcttcgttctacttaacttaaagccctttgactctagagtacttctccaaagttttagctttttattgactccttctcgcgtctcatctatcagaacaatatcatccgtaaacatcatgcactaaggaatactctcttgtatatgcttcgtcaattcatctaaaactaatgtaaaaaggtaagggcttatagctgatccttggtgtaatccaattgagatctaaaactaatgtaaaaaggtaagggcttatagctgatccttggtgtaatccaattgagatcggaaaatctcttgtgtcccctcccactgtgcgcacaatagtagttgctccttcatacatatctttcaacacttgtatgtacctaatagatacccttttttgttctaacacactccataagacatctcttggaacactatcataagctttcTCCGAATCaataaaaccatgtgtagatcttttttcacatctctatattttctccatcaagcttctaatgagaaagatcacttccatagttgaacgaccgggcatgaagccaaattaattgagagagatagaagtatcatgacgtagtcaatgctcctcaactctctctcacaacttcatagtatggctcatgagtttaattttcctataatttgagtaactctgtatgtctcccttatttttaaaaataggtactaaaatgcccctcctccattcatcaagcattttcttttattttagaatcttattaaataatttagttaaccatgtcactctcatatctcccaaacacttccacatttcaattggtattccatcgggtccacaggctttggaAGTTGCTAATTAAGCAGCTCAAAGAATTGATTCTACTTGTTTCAATTATTTGATGTAGCCAAACTTACTTATTTTCTATTCCCTTAATTGCCACACATGTACACACACTCACCATAAGATGTTtatgtttataagttgatggtctTGTTGTTATTTGTTCTTATGTTTCTAAtaattatgatatatatatatatatatatatatatcctttttCTGTATTCTGGAGTCAGGTCACAGTGCATGTGAAGGGGAAAACAGAGTGCTATGAGTGTCAGCCTAAACCTGCCCCAAAGACATATCCTGTTTGTACAATTACTAGTACTCCATCCAAGGTACATGGTTATCGAGTTCTGTTCCTTATGGCTGTAATTTTATTAACATTATTTATTTTGGTGAGGCGTGGTGGATGCTTTCTTTGGTTTTTTTGGGCCTGTTGTTGACAAAAACAAGTAAACGTACCCTGGATCTTTAGCTTACTGTAAATTCTTTTAGTTGGGAGGCAATATCTCAAAGcatgaatgaaaaatggaattatGTTGCAGTAAATGTCTGAGGTGCCCACATTCTTGTTTTCTGGACTTTTTTGGGACTTCCCTTAGATTTTGATAAATAGCTAATTGTAAATGGTTTTTACTTGGATTGTTGACTTCTACATTCTAGAAACTGCCTTAACCATATGTTTTCTACTCTCTTTGCAATATGGAAATTAAATCATTAAGTTGTAAGAAAATGTTTGATCTGTGAGAATTATGATAATTCTTCACATAATTTTCAAGACAATGTGCCCCACATATTGATATTTGTTGTTTTGGTTTAAAACTGCAGTTTGTTCACTGTATTGTTTGGGCAAAGGATCTTCTTTTTGCAAAGTTTTTTGGAGACAAGAATCAGGAAAATGATTTAAATGTACGGTCTAGTGATGCTTCTAACTCATCAGAACATGCTGAAGATGTATTTGAACGAAGAAACAATGAAGATATTGAGCAATATGGAAGGAGAATTTATGATCATGTGTTTGGTTATAATATTGAGGTGGCTTTGTCTAATGAGGAGACGTGGAAAAACTGTACTAGGCCAAAGCCCATATATAGTGGGGATGTTCTTCCTGAAAACTTGAATCATCAAAATGGTAATGTTGATAAAAGCCGTGCAACTGATGATCTTTCATCAGTGTCTTCCATGGCATCTTTGGGCTTGAAGAATCCACAGGATGTATGGAGCCTTACAGAAAATTCAAGAGTTTTTCTTGAATCTTTGAAACTATTTTTTGCAAGCAGAGAAAAGGTTTGCTCTGATATCTTGCTTTTAAGGAAGTGATTGATAAAATCCTTGAGCCTCTTCATGCTATTTTTTTGGTCTTTCCAATGTAAAATTGAGAATTTTTTTGGCAGGAGATTGGAAACCTGAGTTTTGACAAAGATGATCAGTTAGCAGTGGAATTTGTTACTGCTGCAGCAAATATTCGAGCTGCTTCATTTGGGATTCCTTTGCATAGCCTCTTTGAAGCTAAAGGTATTGCAGGTAATATCGTGCATGCTGTGGCAACGACTAATGCAATTGTAGCTGGTTTAATTGTCATTGAAGCAATCAAGGTGTTGGAAAGGGATACTGACAATTACAGGTGTGGCTCAATTCCCTTTTCCTCATTGTTAACTTTATTTCTCATTTTTTAAATATACATGAGGTGGCTTTATCCTTAGTACTCTTAAAGGTGGTTGAGAGGTAGGTCTAAGGGGCTGAGGCTGGTCTTTTAGTTGTTTCTTAATTACTCAACTGGTCAACTTTCTGGTAAGCCTCAGCCTCAAACTACCTGGTTATTTCCAAACTAAGAGGGGcaaagaggtttgaggctggagtCGTTCTCTCTACTTTCCTTAGATGGATAGTCTGCCAATGTTTTACTTGTCTTTTATAGAAGTAAGGCCAGTGGCATATAGTTTCAAGAAATTCTTACAAGTTTTGAAATATTAGCTCTATTGTGCAGCTTTTTTGTTCTAATCTTATCTAATGGCCATGCAGGATGACATATTGTTTAGAACATCCATCAAGAAAGATGCTTCTTATGCCAGTGGAACCCTTTGAACCTAACAAATCATGCTGTGTTTGTTCTAAGGTagatctttatttttttattttagaacTTTGTGGAATTACCTTTGCATGTGTTTTGATTCATTGGTTTCCTGGTGCTTATATTCTCATGATTGTTATAGTCACCACTATCGCTGGAGATTAATACTCACCGTTCAAAGTTGCGGGATTTTGTTGAGAAGATAGTTAAAGCCAAGCTTGGCATGAACTTCCCATTGATTATGCATGAATCAAAACTTCTTTATGAAGTTGGTGATGATCTTGAAGATGATATGATAGCAAATTATACTGCCAACCTTGAAAAGGTATTTAATCAAGTGCCTGAATATTATAAGTGCCTGAGTATTATATATATTGAAATGCAATTAAtgtgattatttatttatttatttattattctttttttatttcaACATTTCTCCTCCCTCATTCCAAATCAGGTGCTATCTGAGCTACCTTCTTCAGTTACTGGTGGAACAATGCTCACAGTAGAAGATCTTCAACAGGAGTTCACTTGCAATATCTATATCAAGCATAGGTTTGGTTTTATCTTATTGTTTCATTCCTTTTCACGTTATGCTTGAGAAAGGTTTCTGTATCTATTTTTGGTTCGAGGATGTGGATGGTCTCAATAGAAAAGTTTTGCATTCTGCTTTGCTTCTTTTTCATCTTTGTCCTACTAATATCATTGGCCTGGTTATGGATGGTGATTGGAGAGCTTCTGTATTAACTTGTTCTGGAAGTTGAAAAAGGTGCACATGCAATCTAGAAGTTCATGATGCCACACATATAGTTTCTTAAATTGTTCTCCTTACTAATGATCAGATCAATTtgttacttttttattttttttttaattttttgcccCTAAACTTACCCTCTTAGATTACACTTTCTTTTCTGATGATTAAATGACATGGGTTCAGGTGTTTCTTCAGAGCTTAGAAAATAGCCCTAATTATTTTGTATCGTGCGGTGTAACTTATTGGCtctgtgatgatgatgatgatagtgGCAATGAAGAATATTAAAATTTGTTTACTTTGCCGGTCAAGTTGAATGATATGTTTGTATTTGATTTTGAGGGAGGATGGTTTCATTAGTTAAATGTTTCTTAAGTTGTCTTGTGGTTTAGAGTCTTGGATTGAATTTTCTTTTGAAGTGACACAGTGGTTGCGATCCATTTTAGTGGACCATTAGAAGTTATCTTCTTTTATAGTTATCCATTTAAAATGGCTGTGATGTTTTAAAGACTAATTAGAGACCAGTTCAGTGACAACAATGCATTGCTGCCTGAAACCTGTGCATAAAATGCGACTGTTATAAAGAATTTGATTTTCAGATTTAATGTAATATTTTAtggctgatttttttttctctgtcCTGATGTCAGATTAGCAACTAAATGTTTTATTCTATTGATTTCTCACAGGGAAGAATTTGATGAGGAGAAAGAACCTGATGGAATGGTTCTCTCTGGATGGACACGTGCTCCTGATAAGAAGGATGATAACAAGTCAGTTGGAAATGGTGGGAGCACATCAAAGGCATCACCAACAGAGGCTCAAAAAGCAGTTGAGCTTGATGAAATTTCAGAAGGGACTGAGATTTCTGGGAAGAAGAGAAAACGACCAGAGGTTTCAACCAATGAAACTAATAATCACAATGAAGTCCAAAAGGTTGATGTTGTTGACGATGAAGACGATGAACTAGTCATGCTTGATCATTGGGATACAGACAACAAGAAGAAAAGGTTGCAATAGTTTTTGGTTCAACTTTGTTGACATCCTAATTTTGTAACATTGGGGAGAATGGTGATTCTTTGGTGCTCATAATTGCTATTAGGTAGCAGCTTTTTAGTGTCTTTGGATGAGTAGATACCATTAATTGTTTCACCATTTCACTTTTGTGGTTTACTGGTGTTCTAACAATGCTCATTCTTCCTAGCTAGCTAAGATTAACAGAGTGGAATTTTGTAATGGTACAAAATATGAAGTACCTGAATATTTTGGAAATTATAGTCAGTTTTCAAACTTGATCATAATCTTTCAACCAATCTTTCCTTCAAATTAGTCTTTCTATGTGTACCCAGGATTGGATGGTGAACAAAGACCCTTGGATTGCCAAAGCTTCCCAAAACCAAATGCTTTTAGCAATTCACTGGCGCCTGTGTATGATCATTGGAATGCAAGTTGACGTATGTAGTGTGTGCCTAGATTAGGttgctttattttattttgtaatgGCATTGAAATTAGGCCAAAAGCTCCTTGTGGCTTGagacattttttaaaaatacagAATATCATCTATATATAGATAAGAGCACCATAGAAAATTGGCTCAAATATTTAGACACAATTAGCTCAAATATTCAATTGCCATTTTATCCAGTtgaaggaaattaaaattatatacgtAACACACACATTACTtgctataaataaaattacaaaaattgtaGAAAGACATATATATATGATAGTTTCTTGCTTTGATGGCTAAACAACTACAAAAtggttttaatttatttgaatatatatataaaatcatcATATTCATATCTACACACCAACATAAGGTGTGGCACATTGGGTGGTACTAGATACCTTTCGACATGTATATGGAGGAATATGCAATTCCCCCCTCTCTGAatatttcttccttttcttggcaTCTGGGTGTTCTTTTTTCTTCAAATCTTCAACACACTGAACATCTGCCATGCACGTAAATGATCTTGATTTCCCTGAGTAGTACCTTGACAACCCTCTCCTGCatattgaaaagaaaaaataaaaatcttgtatcttgatgacatcatataaaaaggggaaaaaagaaatgaaagaatTTGATTGTATCCTTTACTTCTTTGGAAGATTGTTTCGCAGCGAATCCATGTCGAAGGCCATTGTTTCAGCTGGATTCTCCATTtctgagagagagacagagagagagagagagagagggagagagagcttTGAGGAGGAAGGTGTTTAGGAGtatttatatgaaaaaaaaaacagtTGGAAAGATGTAAGGGACAAGGACTCACACGTCATGGGGATAGGGTGACTAATAATATCAaggaatgaaattaattatagaTTTAGCAAATGGAGTCTCGATAAAGGTGGGTTGGCTGAGAGCCTCTAAAACGTATCTATACTTTTTCTTATTTGTCCTATAATAATACACTTTTTTGAGGCATATATCTAACTTTCTGCCCCCacctccaattttttttttttatttttcttaacaaGTTCAACATTATAcatattaaaattcattaaatatgtttatttattgttaatttgatattaataattattaatattatataaaaatgtataatattatattaaaacgGTATAATgtcatataaaaaatataattttttatattaaagatataaaattaacaataaataaGTATATTTAATAAGAATCTATTTAGTATTTTTTATTGCTCTAATAGTTTTCAACTATTTTATTAGTCGTTAGTAGTTAGTTATTTGTTATTAGAAGTTAACGGTTTATATACGATTTAAAACTCAGTAGCAGTTAAGCATAAAAATAGTAACATTTATTTGACCTTAATCAAATACTTtttcaatttctaaataccaACAATATAAATTAGGATCAAAAAATTAAACAATATCTTAAAAGTTGTGGCCAAATAAGTAGGGGTGAGCATTTGAttaatcgaaccgaatcaaatcAAATTTTTAACTAATCGAATTATTAACCAActctaaaaatattaatcaaaccGAATTGTAAttaagagaaaatcaaaattatgtGAAACAAAAAATATTTGGTCAGTTATCGGTTATAACCgaactaattaaaaaaatgtattttatattattaattatttaataaaatattaataaaaatatatttatattcttttttatttataaaaaataataaatatagtttaatattaataagataataattataagttaaatattattataaaatcataaaaataataattataaataatataatattaataaaattataattaatatattaattaattgaaattcgaTTGTTTCGGTTACCAAATCAAAAATAACTGAACcaataattgaaaataaaaaaattttattattactaaCAAAAAATGTAACAACCAGAAAAAAAGGGgactttggcgtgtgacagtggatttcccactgtcactgccaactttttataaaaaataaaaaataaaaaaaagttcaaaatcgggaggaggaccccccccattttctcttctctcctctcctcccctctcctcttcttctttccttctccggTGACTGGCCGATGACCTCCCAAGCGGCTCCCCACCCgaccggcgaccctccggcgacggccAGACACCAGAAacagcggcaagagagggagaagagagagaaaacgcgcgcacagtgggtagcggctttccggcgcgattccggtTTCATCCgatgtccgatcgaggcgattcaggtggcgttggaaagcttgttccgagagctttcttttgataccaattttgcagcaaatggaggtcggatgagtgagatatggaggagaaaagtttcgggtttttcaagctttttcgtcagatttaggacgatccgagaccacctatggactgaggaagaggagaggaatatggtggtatgatcagattcggCAAATGTCACCGGTgaccggcggccggccaccgtgcgcggtggtttcggcggtggctccggtgggctatggagatgattcaacttccagaggcttcctcataaatttttggaatttttgagacacagataaacttcgagtaagacaatttttattatttctctgtctgtagagcataaatacagtgtttcttaaacaggaaaaattggagaaaaattctaagaaaaatatatgatgaaagtaaaattatttggagatattctatggtgtttgttgaatttttgagtgattgtagaatatttttgaaaaatatagatggattttagttagatttttagcatatgggcatataagattatttgaaattaagatatttaaattttatataattggttgaagattgaggatggaggtttaaatatgtgaatattgaattgagttgaattaagaatatgttagctgttggaaacttatggaatcgagtaaaattcttgaataaaatattcatgggtgattaaaaaaattacaattaatCTTGCAATAgcctataatattattaaggaccacgggacaaaattttagaatttttagagcatgtttgagtggatttttacaaaatgtcaattatagggactaaaacgtaatttttaaggttttgagtattgcttggtttagagggcccaggaggggccatataatgatgatgagatatgagttgaatttagaagtgttatttgagcctttttgcaggttgggtaggtcccaggtataggggaaactctgccggatttccggcataaattaggctgtctattgcctctttagagtttattctaacttagtactaataaatttataatttaattattaggtgatcaaaatcagctatttttctgcatccagcagccacaatagtcatcggtgtactgtgagtaaaatattaattttaattgtaatttcgatattattatatgttcaagcatgtccatgcatcacttataaatatgtatttatttagttaaacactaggcatgttttatattgcattcataattgttaaagtgccatggatgttgttgtggtaatttggagcagtatgcgtgagttggcgtgcgtgtggtatagtgttggctatgggcaggacgggtagacacggcttgagatcttcgctgggacccggtccttcggggtagacacggcttgagttcttcgctgggaccccgatttggtttattaagcgaaagtccggcttgagttcttcgctggcacaggttggatttaagagagctgtataggggatcagctcccatatattatgattgatattactgggtgtgtgagtgctccaaattacctttttgatgttatgatgtgaaattattgctggtgttgcatttcactctacagggtgcattagttttagatagttatagagattatggttaaaattgatattttactctctgagtcgaatgctcactcctgttcaccatatttttccaggctccaggaggagacatttttcagaataacctgtccctttcctctcaggttatgaaaagattacttaattgtattattattttccaaatttgtaatttaggactccgcatgtactaATAGTAGTATTAATCATGTCAGGGACTacgtgaatttaagtttttgtattaataaatgaaaaaaaaaattttgagttttaaatagtttgtaaatgatgtaacaaggttgagctgggctcccctaatttcagTTTTTGATAATTACTGgattaagttggcccgaaatgaaattataacagtttgatttaaattatttt
This Hevea brasiliensis isolate MT/VB/25A 57/8 unplaced genomic scaffold, ASM3005281v1 Scaf1, whole genome shotgun sequence DNA region includes the following protein-coding sequences:
- the LOC131176310 gene encoding protein OXIDATIVE STRESS 3-like; this translates as MENPAETMAFDMDSLRNNLPKKRGLSRYYSGKSRSFTCMADVQCVEDLKKKEHPDAKKRKKYSERGELHIPPYTCRKVSSTTQCATPYVGV
- the LOC110648465 gene encoding SUMO-activating enzyme subunit 2 translates to MASLHHANVVKGATVLMVGAGGIGCELLKTLALSGFQDIHIIDMDTIEVSNLNRQFLFRQSHVGQSKAKVARDAVLRFRPHISITPYHANVKDSNFNVDFFKQFSVVLNGLDNLDARRHVNRLCLAAEVPLVESGTTGFLGQVTVHVKGKTECYECQPKPAPKTYPVCTITSTPSKFVHCIVWAKDLLFAKFFGDKNQENDLNVRSSDASNSSEHAEDVFERRNNEDIEQYGRRIYDHVFGYNIEVALSNEETWKNCTRPKPIYSGDVLPENLNHQNGNVDKSRATDDLSSVSSMASLGLKNPQDVWSLTENSRVFLESLKLFFASREKEIGNLSFDKDDQLAVEFVTAAANIRAASFGIPLHSLFEAKGIAGNIVHAVATTNAIVAGLIVIEAIKVLERDTDNYRMTYCLEHPSRKMLLMPVEPFEPNKSCCVCSKSPLSLEINTHRSKLRDFVEKIVKAKLGMNFPLIMHESKLLYEVGDDLEDDMIANYTANLEKVLSELPSSVTGGTMLTVEDLQQEFTCNIYIKHREEFDEEKEPDGMVLSGWTRAPDKKDDNKSVGNGGSTSKASPTEAQKAVELDEISEGTEISGKKRKRPEVSTNETNNHNEVQKVDVVDDEDDELVMLDHWDTDNKKKRLQ